DNA from Toxoplasma gondii ME49 chromosome X, whole genome shotgun sequence:
GAAGCACAAACAGAAAAGCTGTGAAAGGTCCGTTTCTCGCACAGAGATCTTGACGAGAAACCGTGAAGCGACGGGGGATGAGTGAGCGGGAtggacgcagaggcagggAAAGACGAATCCGCGCGACAAAGAGGGGAGAACAAGTGGTGAAGCTCGGAGGCAGAGACTCGTCGAGCGACGACACGGCATTGCGCATGGGGAAACGGAAAAGCCAAGTATTGTCTCAAGGCGAGGTCTGTGTTTGCGGGCCGGAAGccgggtgtctccttcgccctcGACACACAGAGGCAGGAGTCTGCATCGGATGGTggaagacgacgacagagaacaggagagagaggaggaaatgacggacgggaagaagagccagacgaggcagaagacgaaccGCAGAGGGGAgcgggaggcagagacacagaggcagaaggtggtggagaaacgagaaaacaacAGCAAGGGCGGGGCGCAAGAGAGAATTTGCACAAACTCCACGAGTTCGGagaactgcagagacacccctggaggggagacgaagcTGTGCGAGGACTCTGTGCCCGTTTCAGTGCGAATAGAGCTCCTGCGAGAGAGTCGTCTTTGGATAGTCCTGTACTCCGTCTGTCGAAGTTGTGTCGTGTAAACAGGCGAGAACGGGCACCGATTGTCCCGACAAAGTTACAAGAAAAACCGCCGCTCACTCCAAGAGACTCACGGAAGGCAGAAATTGACAAGGCAGGCCGCTTCATTTTGCAGTCAAGAGAGTCGGTGGATTCATCTTTGTCGAGATGTCCACGTCACGATGCACGCTGCTGCGGAAGGTTTCCTTGCTCTTAGCCAACACAGAGACCCTCCGTTGctgggaaggaagaaacatCCGGTCAGGGACGATCAAATAAGAACAACCGGAGGAACTGTGGCTGATGTGGAGCTTCCGAGCAGAAATGCAGCGCTCGCGAGGCTCAAAAACGGAGGGGGACCCTCGATTTTCTGACAGAGGAGCTCCACCTAAACATGCGCCGAAACATCAGCACtaagaaggcgagaggaaaagacaaagtATCGGACACGAAACGGAGTGCAGCTTCCTCTTGCAGCCGTGACTACACAGGCGCCTTTGTCAGTGCGCCCGAAAAAACGACATTCTGCAGGTCTGTCCACTTTCCTACCATGGGAAAGTAAGACGAGTCATGACCTACACATCgtagaagaaaaacggatcATATGCGAGAATGACAGCGGCGAGGAACTCTACCAAACGCTCAATCTAGATGTGCGaggcatgcagaaaaaattTTTcggggctgcatgcagctggacGAGACAGACCATTTAGGTGATCGCCGCGATTGACCCAGAGGAAGTTAGAGGTCTGCAAATGGATTTGTCTGGATTGCCTATAAATAGGAGAAGTTGGGAACCAACCATCTCTGGAGAAGTGGAATGTCTCAAATTTCTGGCCACCTGACAGTTGCGTTGCTGATGCCAACCCGAGATGATACCTGAGCATCTGGTGTTCTGTTGCTGTGTAGAgcgtttgcgtttctccctcaagatccgttttttctggatGCTGTTGTTTCTGCCAGGTCAATGCGTAGAGATAATGGACGAGAAAAACCTGCCCCAGCCTTCTATGGACACGCTAAACGTAGTACAAGTAGTACTTTTGTGTAGAACCCAAACCGAAGATACGCACTGCTTTGTGTAGAATGAAAACCCAATAGTCGCATTGCGCTTGCTTGTCGCACTCTAGGCAAGCGCATAAAGTTGTGCAACGGATCTAACACGTCGGCAAAGGGTTGACCAACACAAAATGTCACGATCATTACCAGTGCAAGAACCCAGCATGTCGCAGACAAAGGCACAGTTTCCGCGTAGAAGTTTGTGTCATAACACGTGTCAAACGCGAGTCCACTGTCCACTGTAAAACCCCGCAAAAAGAGGGGCGCTGTACGCACTTCTTCCAGATAAGCGTTCACTGTTTTTATTACGGTGCATTAGAGACGGAGTCTCCCGCTTGGAGTTGTGGTACCTTTCGTACAGTAGGAAGCAAACGGGATTGTAAATGCATTGCCTGCTGTTGGAACAGATCTAATAGGAGTGGCGAAATGCCACAACTGTTTGCGGAAGGGAAGGCCTCTCACGAGTCAGTTCAGTTCCGTGAGTAGCTTGCCGAAAAGCATCTGATACGAAGAATTCAAAGGAGCTCTTCTGTAAAAAAGATTGTTTTTTAACGCCACGCCAATATCGGAAGGCTGTAGACCCTGCCGCCTTGTGGGTGGAAGCCTTGAAGCGGACGAATAGAGGCgagcgggggggggggacaAAATGAAAGATAGAAAAAACTTTCGTATAGAGAACAGGTCTGTTCTTTGCAAGGTACCTGATTTATGTACAGTGAAGACTTCGATGAGCATTGCTGCGGGATGACACCGAACACTCCCAGCCTTGACGATATCAACACGGTGGCAAACATGGACGATCAGCTCCAGGTGTCTGTCCCaaaaaaagcagacaagGAACCTCGTCCTCAGCTACAACGAACAGCAGATAACTGGAAGAAATCGCGCCCATTGCATAGGAGGACCATCAAGAAGGCGCCGTTCTTCACTTTTCCACGACAGAATACCGCATATGAAGCCACTCGGAAAATACTTTGTTTTCGAGACTTTCCAAAAAGAACTTCTCAGTTCTAGCTCTGAGGGAACACTTTAAAGGAAGAATCCAGTTTTGCGTGTCGACTCTaatgctttcttctcccgcctctaGGTCGTCCTGAATGCCGTTTTCTTCCGGAGATTTGTTTCAGGCTCTGGAGCTCACTAGTTCGCCTTTCCATTTTCAGTTCCGGCTGCTTCCACTGCAGCCCCTTCCTCAAATGTGCCCGTGGACTGTTCTGTATCGAGACTATTTAGAACGCTTTCAGCGGAGATACTTTCTGTTTCATTCCTAACTGGAGGTGCCCTGCGGGTTCTATGTCACTCTCTTCGCTGGACTGCGCATTCGCGAATTCCGGACTGTCGGACTCGCCCGTTCGTTTTGGGTGGTTCACAGCACCTCGAATCTTATTCCGCTTGCGCCTCTTTGAGATTTTCGGTCTTTTGCGCTTCCTCGCTGCGTTTGTTTCGTCCCCCCCTCTGTACGACCAGGCCACCGCGAGCGCAGCCACTGACAAGACCAGCAGCTGTACGCAGTAAATGGTTCGGAGATGCTGTGcgcgtttcttgtctcgcCACATTTTGGCCGCTTGAGCGGTTCTCGCGACCTCCGCTTCCTGTTTTCCGTTAATCAACCCTTCCAGAGATCGGTTCCCTGGGAGCAGCCCCTGAGCCCCAGGGTGCTGCAGGCGCTGCAGAACGCTGACTGCGGCGGCGTATTCGAGAAGCAGATTCACGTCTCTCGTAGGAATCGACTCAACCCGAATATTAAGCTGCGTCGCCCGTCGGTGCGGACGGATTTCCCCGCCCATCTCGTCCTCTGAAGTTCCCCGTTTCTCCCATGCCCGCATGCGCTGGAAGACCCTCGCGAGTTTCGACCAGAGCGTCGGCGACGCCTcgggtgtcgagacacctgAGCCGGCGTCTGCTGCTGCGTGCTGGAGAAACTTGGTCCCCAAATTTTTTGACAGCCTGGCGCCTACTTGTTCGCGAATTCGCTGCACAACGAACAGCTGCCGCGCCAGCGGGTGCTTGAGCGGCTGCAGCTCTTCCTCGGAGATGTTCAGCATCCCCGGCTTCAGCGTCGACACGAACTGGTCCGCCATCTTCCGCAGGTACAGGCCGTGCTCGGTTTCTGGGAACTCGTCCGCCTCTTGCGCCGTGAGCGGCCCACCGAAACTCGGCGTGGAGAGCAGCGGCGGGTGAGTCCAGTCGAACAGCTTGTGCTCGACtgaggctgcatgcagcgggtCCTCCTCGAGGTCTGTCCAGAACCCTTTCCACACGAAGTGCGGCAGCAGTTCGACGGCCAAGTCCAACGTACTTAGCGGCGGCAAGACGAGCTTCAAGTCCGACAGAGCGGCTCTGTACCCGCCGACGATGTGGTCAAGAATGACGTACGGGGCTGCGGTGCGGATCTGCGCGTCGTCGAGAACCTTGAACGAGAGCCGGTTTGCCTGATGAGTCAACAAATCCGCGACGATCTTGGTCAGCATCGCTTTCTCGATCTCCGTCCGCGAACCAGGGTGCGACGGCACCGCCAGGGGTGCAGGTAAGGAAGGCACTTGAGGGCGCGAGGCGCCTGAAGGAGCAGACTGCTGCTTTGTGGTCGCAGAGTGGACAGAGGCGGGGGGCgctgcagaggaggaggagcctTCTGACGCCCTGTCGTCAGAACTAGCAGAGGGACTCGGAGAGACGCCAGTCTGAGAGGACTCCGAGAGAGATCCCGAGGAAACAAGCGGGGAGACAGGGTTaggagatgaagacgaggaggactTGCCATTCTTAGTTGCAGCGCGAGGCGGAAAGAGCCACGACGCAGCGGGCGCAAGCCACAGCGAAGGACCCAGGAGAAGTCCcagaaagaacaagagaaaaaacgaggagcgGAGACGGACGAAAAGTCGAGGAGAGTCCATTCTCGCAACtagcagacagagaagcagctgcaagACCCTAAGACTCTGCGCTAAGGAGCGCCCAACTCGGTGGAGCAGAGCAACGCATCCTTTGAGTTGCACAGAGAAGATCAGGAGAATAACAGCGAAAGAGTGTAGGCCACCATGtagaagaaacagcgacgaTTTCTCTCCATAACTGGCCGCCTCGAAGATGCGCACACAGTCAAGCAGCCATGGCGAAACACTTTAGAAAGAAAATCCGAGCAGAAAGACGGGAGCAACGCGTTCATAAGTGGAGAGTTGCACGAAAGCCGTAAAGGTGATGAAAACATGTACAAGGTCCCGTACAGGCACATGCGCCAAGGAAGTTGTGAACAAGATAGTTTCTCCCGAGAGTATAAATGAATCCAGCCTCTACGCCTCTATTCAAACGCCTGTAGAAATCCAGTGTGAACAGATATGCTAGGCGCGCGTAGACTCGAGGCGACTCCGCGCACTCTCAGACAATTCAGACAAGAAGCTCCCTCGTTACACATGCATGAGTTTCGGGCGCAGCAAAGCCATGGACCTGCAtagggaaaaagaagaccACAGCGAAACGAAAGTGAACAGGCACCAAGCTGCTGAATGCCTAGCCCTCTGAGGAGTCCACATAGACTCTGAATAGTCAACACAGACTGTGACTGCTCCaccgagacagcgaggagtccatctttgtcttctcccttcactttctctttttcttaTCCTCGCTAAGAAAGTCGAATGAGGTACATGGTGTCGCTATGATCTTTATGTTCTTAATGCCGGCTTTGCGCTGAGGATATGGTAACTTCTTTGTAGCAATAGGGTCTTATATCAACATCTATTCTAGCTTTTTGGACATCCAGAGGTATATATTCTGTTTTTAGCTGAATATGGTGTAGTAGAACCTCTTGAGAGCGAGGACGTA
Protein-coding regions in this window:
- a CDS encoding hypothetical protein (encoded by transcript TGME49_228050~Signal peptide predicted by SignalP 2.0 HMM (probability 0.999) with cleavage site probability 0.271 at residue 33~Predicted trans-membrane domain (TMHMM2.0):12-35:457-480), which codes for MDSPRLFVRLRSSFFLLFFLGLLLGPSLWLAPAASWLFPPRAATKNGKSSSSSSPNPVSPLVSSGSLSESSQTGVSPSPSASSDDRASEGSSSSAAPPASVHSATTKQQSAPSGASRPQVPSLPAPLAVPSHPGSRTEIEKAMLTKIVADLLTHQANRLSFKVLDDAQIRTAAPYVILDHIVGGYRAALSDLKLVLPPLSTLDLAVELLPHFVWKGFWTDLEEDPLHAASVEHKLFDWTHPPLLSTPSFGGPLTAQEADEFPETEHGLYLRKMADQFVSTLKPGMLNISEEELQPLKHPLARQLFVVQRIREQVGARLSKNLGTKFLQHAAADAGSGVSTPEASPTLWSKLARVFQRMRAWEKRGTSEDEMGGEIRPHRRATQLNIRVESIPTRDVNLLLEYAAAVSVLQRLQHPGAQGLLPGNRSLEGLINGKQEAEVARTAQAAKMWRDKKRAQHLRTIYCVQLLVLSVAALAVAWSYRGGDETNAARKRKRPKISKRRKRNKIRGAVNHPKRTGESDSPEFANAQSSEESDIEPAGHLQLGMKQKVSPLKAF